The following proteins are co-located in the Gemmatimonadales bacterium genome:
- a CDS encoding citrate/2-methylcitrate synthase, whose protein sequence is MSTMLTTGREATSETAPQLDGVVAARSSICLLSADDNRLAYRGYDASTLAAESTYEETAFLLLAGHLPDRAELTAFTRAVKAAQRLPRPVARLVAGAPATADPMAVLRTAVSALGLEPAGGASDITGVPAAAIALVAQLPTLVAALGRGRRGERSVAPRRGLSLAANFLYMLHGTEPHPELAGSFDAALILRADNELNPSTFAARVAAATKADLHGCMTAALAALAGPLHGGHALAVYRLLEEIGTPDRADAVVTARVQALAGKKFPGFGHPVYRGEDPRTGAMRVAAERACAATGQQRWFELAQAADERARAATGRAPNVDFYLAPLYRAAGVPPELFTPVFAIARISGWLAHVLEQYAEEGLLRPRAAYVGPVRAEYRSLRRRR, encoded by the coding sequence ATGTCCACGATGCTTACCACCGGCCGTGAAGCCACTTCCGAGACCGCGCCACAGCTCGACGGCGTCGTCGCGGCCCGCTCGTCGATCTGCCTCCTCTCGGCCGACGACAACCGGCTTGCCTACCGCGGCTACGACGCGAGTACCCTCGCCGCCGAGTCGACGTACGAGGAAACCGCGTTCCTGCTCCTCGCCGGGCATCTGCCGGATCGGGCGGAGCTAACGGCCTTCACCCGCGCGGTGAAGGCGGCGCAGCGGCTGCCGCGCCCGGTGGCGCGGCTCGTCGCCGGCGCCCCGGCCACCGCGGACCCGATGGCGGTGCTGCGCACGGCGGTGAGCGCGCTCGGGCTCGAGCCGGCCGGGGGCGCGTCCGACATCACCGGCGTTCCCGCGGCCGCCATCGCCCTGGTCGCGCAGCTCCCGACGCTCGTGGCGGCGCTCGGCCGCGGCCGCCGGGGCGAGCGTTCGGTAGCCCCGCGCCGGGGCTTGAGCCTCGCGGCCAACTTCCTCTACATGCTCCACGGCACCGAGCCGCACCCCGAACTGGCCGGATCATTTGACGCTGCGTTGATACTTCGGGCCGATAATGAGCTCAACCCGAGCACCTTTGCGGCCCGGGTTGCCGCCGCCACCAAGGCTGATCTTCACGGGTGCATGACCGCCGCGCTCGCTGCACTAGCGGGACCGCTACACGGCGGCCATGCACTCGCGGTGTATCGACTCCTCGAGGAGATCGGCACGCCGGACCGGGCCGACGCGGTCGTGACGGCGCGGGTGCAGGCGCTCGCGGGCAAGAAGTTTCCAGGCTTCGGGCACCCGGTGTACCGGGGCGAAGATCCGCGCACCGGTGCCATGCGGGTCGCGGCGGAGCGCGCCTGCGCCGCCACCGGCCAGCAGCGGTGGTTCGAGCTGGCGCAGGCGGCCGACGAGCGCGCCCGGGCCGCCACCGGCCGCGCGCCCAATGTCGACTTCTACCTCGCGCCGCTCTATCGCGCCGCGGGGGTGCCGCCCGAGCTGTTCACCCCGGTTTTCGCGATCGCCCGCATCTCCGGCTGGTTGGCGCACGTGCTGGAGCAGTATGCGGAGGAAGGACTGCTGCGTCCGCGCGCTGCGTACGTCGGCCCGGTGCGCGCGGAGTATCGTTCGTTGCGCCGGCGGCGCTGA
- a CDS encoding leucyl aminopeptidase has protein sequence MSFETSVAATAPAAVQTPLLGIAVPQGTALPASLAATDQAAGGLLSRLYASGDFTGKRDETAVVYPSGPQGRIVLVGLGNVESGTRPDVRRAAAAVAKRARALGAPSGAFYLAPEGRGALSWRDVGQFAAEGLAMGAWIYTDLKRPPEEKKPELERFTILAPAEQGEVEAGHRVGAAIGAGQTFTRGLQVLPGNVCTPSFLGDKAKELAQRYGFDVTVLDKAAIQREKMGALLAVAQGGGEDPRFIALEYKGSDAAPIVLIGKGVTFDTGGISIKPAERMEDMKFDMSGAAAVLGTFEVLGRLRPKVHVVGLVPSTENMPSGSAVKPGDVITSHLGKTIEMINTDAEGRLILSDALSYARRYEPSAVIDIATLTGAIVVALGHTAAGLMGTDDALIEEVRAAGERAGERVWPMPLWDEYRDLMKSDIADVKNAGGRPAGSISAGWFLREFVDGFPWAHLDIAGTAYSDREDASRVKGPTGMGVRLFSEFVLSRQGGA, from the coding sequence ATGTCCTTCGAAACCTCCGTTGCCGCCACTGCCCCCGCTGCCGTGCAGACACCGCTGCTCGGTATCGCCGTGCCGCAGGGTACCGCACTCCCCGCCTCGCTCGCCGCCACGGACCAGGCGGCGGGCGGCTTGCTCTCCCGGCTTTACGCTTCCGGGGATTTCACGGGCAAGCGGGACGAAACCGCGGTCGTGTACCCCTCCGGCCCTCAGGGCCGCATAGTGCTCGTGGGGCTCGGCAACGTCGAGAGCGGCACCCGCCCCGACGTGCGCCGCGCGGCGGCCGCGGTGGCCAAGCGGGCGCGTGCCCTCGGCGCGCCGTCGGGTGCCTTCTATCTGGCGCCGGAAGGCCGTGGGGCGCTGAGCTGGCGCGATGTCGGCCAGTTCGCCGCAGAAGGACTCGCGATGGGCGCCTGGATCTACACCGACCTCAAGCGCCCGCCGGAGGAGAAGAAGCCCGAGCTCGAGCGCTTCACCATTCTGGCACCCGCTGAGCAGGGCGAGGTCGAAGCGGGCCACCGCGTCGGCGCGGCGATCGGTGCGGGGCAGACGTTCACCCGCGGTCTTCAGGTGCTCCCGGGCAACGTGTGCACGCCGAGCTTTCTCGGTGACAAGGCTAAGGAGCTGGCGCAGCGCTACGGCTTCGATGTCACCGTGCTCGACAAGGCCGCGATCCAGCGCGAGAAAATGGGCGCGCTGCTCGCGGTGGCGCAGGGCGGTGGCGAGGACCCGCGCTTCATCGCGCTCGAGTACAAGGGCTCCGATGCCGCGCCGATCGTGCTCATCGGCAAGGGTGTCACGTTCGACACCGGTGGCATCTCGATCAAGCCGGCCGAACGGATGGAAGACATGAAGTTCGATATGTCGGGCGCGGCCGCCGTGCTCGGCACCTTCGAGGTGCTCGGCCGGCTCCGGCCCAAGGTGCACGTGGTGGGGCTGGTGCCATCCACCGAGAACATGCCCTCGGGCTCCGCCGTGAAACCGGGCGACGTGATCACGAGCCACCTCGGCAAGACGATCGAGATGATCAACACCGATGCCGAGGGCCGGCTCATTCTTTCGGACGCGCTCTCGTACGCGCGGCGCTACGAGCCGAGCGCCGTGATCGACATCGCGACGCTCACCGGTGCCATCGTCGTGGCGCTTGGCCACACCGCCGCCGGGCTCATGGGCACCGACGACGCGCTGATCGAAGAGGTGCGCGCCGCGGGCGAGCGCGCTGGCGAGCGGGTCTGGCCGATGCCGCTCTGGGACGAGTACCGCGACCTCATGAAGTCCGACATCGCCGACGTGAAGAACGCGGGCGGCCGGCCCGCCGGCAGCATCTCGGCCGGGTGGTTCCTGCGCGAGTTCGTCGACGGATTTCCCTGGGCGCACCTCGACATCGCGGGCACCGCGTATTCGGACCGGGAGGACGCGAGCCGGGTGAAGGGGCCGACGGGAATGGGGGTGCGGCTCTTCAGCGAATTCGTGCTGTCGCGCCAGGGCGGGGCGTGA